One window of Chloroflexus aggregans DSM 9485 genomic DNA carries:
- a CDS encoding NAD(P)H-dependent oxidoreductase, which yields MTDVTCRIFILHDVGDHVAQLAQAIAAGVVTVPGAEVLIRVPNSATKTDLIAADGIIIGTPNWTGIKGTLKRWLDTTGDLWEEGSLAGKVGAAFTSSAGRHSGTEFTLLSVLHWMLGGGMIIVGLPWTPLMEQAGSYYGATSVGDITEADLLQAHALGRRVAQIAVQLRRGANL from the coding sequence ATGACTGATGTGACGTGCCGCATCTTTATTTTGCACGACGTTGGCGATCACGTAGCTCAATTAGCGCAGGCCATCGCCGCCGGTGTGGTGACGGTACCTGGTGCAGAGGTGCTCATCCGTGTGCCAAATAGTGCGACTAAAACCGATTTGATCGCAGCCGATGGGATCATTATCGGCACGCCGAACTGGACGGGCATTAAGGGCACGTTGAAGCGGTGGCTCGACACTACCGGCGACCTTTGGGAAGAGGGAAGCTTAGCCGGCAAAGTGGGCGCGGCCTTTACTAGCAGCGCCGGACGCCATTCCGGCACCGAATTTACCTTGCTCTCAGTGTTGCACTGGATGCTCGGCGGCGGCATGATCATCGTTGGCTTGCCGTGGACACCGCTGATGGAGCAGGCCGGTTCCTATTACGGTGCGACGTCGGTTGGTGATATTACCGAAGCCGATCTGTTGCAGGCGCACGCCTTAGGCCGGCGGGTGGCGCAGATTGCTGTGCAGTTGCGCCGGGGAGCGAACCTATGA
- a CDS encoding sirohydrochlorin chelatase has protein sequence MNDTALLLIGHGTDDAAGIAEYHQLAALVQERFGLFVQPCFLELADPSIGQAIDACARAGYQRIVALPLLLGAAGHQKNDIPVALREARARWPELTIHYGAPLGVQYSLLKALGDRLAEAEAAAPPVPRAETALALIGRGSSDPDSNADVARMARLLWEGRGYARVMYGFYSITTPRVPETIDACIALGARRVIVIPYLLFTGRILQRIEQQVIAARQRYPDHDLVLTGHLGLHEGVIAAIEQRFHEAVQGQVTVNCDVCKYRRLFPGFTADFGRPQTSDHEHGLRGETPTNRLETILPPRYRGGRAVSAAPMTAAPLVYDETGQVAWDRVWGGDDPNNPFCELALAGGPPHRGTLLEPVDPATVHADPEGYARVITELARALTMVTDLPVKTDTAPGWIGLVCESEEMAIWLLRAIIVENVSVRRENRVLLLPAGPQFRLEAEIKNVVTAVAKTYHYWKEHIRQ, from the coding sequence AAGAACGCTTCGGTCTGTTTGTGCAGCCATGTTTTCTTGAATTGGCCGATCCGTCGATCGGGCAAGCGATAGATGCCTGCGCTCGCGCCGGTTATCAGCGCATCGTCGCATTGCCGCTCTTGCTCGGCGCGGCTGGCCACCAAAAGAACGATATTCCGGTCGCGTTGCGCGAGGCGCGCGCACGCTGGCCCGAACTCACCATCCACTACGGCGCGCCACTGGGGGTGCAGTATTCGCTGCTCAAAGCTCTCGGCGACCGCTTGGCTGAAGCCGAAGCGGCAGCGCCGCCAGTACCGCGCGCCGAGACGGCGTTGGCCTTGATTGGCCGCGGCAGCAGTGATCCCGATAGTAATGCCGATGTCGCGCGGATGGCCCGCTTGCTCTGGGAAGGGCGTGGTTATGCGCGGGTCATGTATGGTTTTTACAGCATCACAACGCCGCGTGTCCCCGAAACCATCGATGCGTGTATCGCACTCGGCGCACGGCGGGTGATCGTCATTCCCTATCTGCTCTTTACCGGGCGGATTTTGCAGCGGATTGAGCAACAAGTGATCGCAGCGCGCCAACGCTATCCCGATCACGATCTCGTGCTTACCGGCCATCTTGGGTTGCACGAGGGTGTGATCGCGGCAATCGAGCAGCGGTTTCACGAAGCGGTGCAGGGACAAGTCACCGTCAATTGCGATGTGTGCAAGTATCGGCGGCTCTTCCCCGGCTTCACCGCCGATTTTGGCCGACCCCAAACCAGTGACCACGAGCATGGGCTGCGTGGTGAAACACCGACCAATCGGTTGGAGACGATCTTGCCGCCGCGCTACCGTGGTGGGCGGGCGGTGAGTGCGGCGCCGATGACGGCTGCACCGCTTGTCTATGATGAAACCGGACAAGTAGCGTGGGATCGGGTGTGGGGTGGTGACGATCCCAACAATCCTTTCTGCGAACTCGCATTAGCCGGCGGTCCGCCGCATCGCGGTACCCTGCTCGAACCGGTCGATCCGGCGACGGTGCATGCCGATCCTGAAGGGTATGCTCGAGTGATCACCGAATTGGCCCGTGCGCTAACGATGGTCACCGATCTGCCGGTCAAGACCGATACCGCTCCCGGTTGGATTGGGCTAGTTTGTGAGAGCGAAGAGATGGCGATCTGGCTGTTGCGGGCGATTATCGTGGAAAATGTCAGTGTGCGGCGTGAAAATCGGGTCTTGCTGCTCCCGGCGGGACCGCAGTTCCGGCTCGAAGCCGAGATCAAGAATGTTGTGACCGCCGTTGCCAAGACCTACCACTACTGGAAGGAGCATATCCGCCAATGA